A section of the Corynebacterium tuberculostearicum genome encodes:
- a CDS encoding LacI family DNA-binding transcriptional regulator produces the protein MVKRSPTRKTLASLAAELGVSRTTVSNAYSRPDQLSAATRERILAAAKARGYPGPDPTARSLRTRRAGSVGVLLTEHLSYAFEDMASVDFLAGMAEASAGAQTTLTLIPAGPEDEAEAASLVGSAAVDGFVVYSVAAGDAYLEAARGRGLPVVVCDQPTDSGLPFVGIDDRAAIAPAARALVEAGHRKIGVLAIRLKRERHDGPISWGELQGADMHVQRARVMGAMDVFAQAGIAPETVPVVTQHINDAQTTRAAAQLLLDAHPDLTAVLCTTDSMALGVMTYARERGIDVPGELSVTGFDGIDAAQRLGLTTIVQPNKAKGAAAGHMLAKLIAGAEGSDASETAVLRRVLPTSFAAGRTVAPPR, from the coding sequence ATGGTGAAACGCAGCCCCACCCGCAAAACGCTGGCCTCGTTGGCCGCCGAGCTGGGTGTTTCGCGCACGACGGTCTCCAATGCCTATAGCCGGCCGGATCAGCTTTCGGCCGCAACGCGCGAGCGCATCCTGGCGGCGGCGAAGGCGCGGGGGTATCCCGGGCCGGACCCCACGGCCCGCAGCCTGCGCACCCGCCGCGCGGGCTCGGTGGGCGTGCTGCTGACCGAGCACCTGTCCTATGCCTTCGAGGATATGGCCTCGGTAGATTTCTTGGCTGGAATGGCAGAGGCCTCGGCCGGCGCGCAGACCACGCTCACCCTCATCCCGGCTGGACCGGAGGATGAGGCGGAGGCGGCCAGCCTGGTGGGCTCGGCCGCGGTGGATGGCTTTGTGGTCTACTCCGTGGCGGCCGGGGACGCCTACCTCGAGGCGGCGCGCGGCCGCGGGCTGCCGGTGGTGGTCTGCGATCAGCCGACGGATTCGGGCCTGCCGTTCGTGGGCATCGATGACCGCGCGGCGATTGCCCCGGCCGCCCGCGCGCTGGTGGAGGCCGGCCACCGCAAGATCGGCGTGCTGGCGATTCGCCTCAAGCGCGAGCGCCACGATGGCCCCATTTCGTGGGGTGAGCTCCAGGGCGCCGATATGCACGTGCAGCGCGCCCGGGTCATGGGAGCCATGGACGTCTTTGCACAGGCGGGCATCGCGCCCGAGACCGTGCCCGTGGTTACCCAGCACATCAACGATGCGCAGACCACGCGTGCGGCCGCGCAGTTGCTTCTCGACGCCCACCCCGACCTCACCGCCGTCCTGTGCACCACCGACTCCATGGCGCTGGGCGTGATGACCTATGCGCGCGAGCGGGGCATCGACGTCCCCGGCGAGCTGTCCGTTACCGGCTTCGACGGCATTGATGCGGCGCAGCGCCTTGGCTTGACGACGATCGTCCAGCCCAATAAGGCCAAGGGCGCGGCCGCCGGCCACATGCTCGCCAAGCTCATCGCCGGCGCCGAGGGTTCGGACGCGAGCGAAACTGCGGTGCTACGGCGCGTGCTGCCGACCAGCTTTGCGGCCGGGCGGACGGTGGCGCCGCCGCGCTAG
- the otsB gene encoding trehalose-phosphatase, with translation MTLSTAIKALAAAEHLAVVSDFDGTLSPFATAIYEVEMNQESLRALDKLAHLPHTTAAVLSGRHLEGLQRVCPLREPVVFGGSHGAESSWEETDLTPAMREHLATKEAEIREIMERFPGADIEVKPFQRVLHLRALEDSDPEAAAQAYEAGLALDPGGFPRTAGKSVVEFSATQTTKGTWIENLRERTGATAMVFLGDDVTDEDGFRALHQPPDVGVKVGEGETAAVVQLADVDAVAHFLTELAAARAAHVGRPNNGGAA, from the coding sequence ATGACGCTTTCAACTGCCATCAAGGCCCTTGCCGCCGCCGAGCACCTCGCGGTGGTCTCGGATTTCGACGGCACGCTCTCCCCCTTCGCCACGGCCATCTATGAGGTCGAAATGAACCAGGAATCACTGCGCGCCCTGGATAAACTGGCCCACCTGCCACACACCACCGCGGCCGTGCTCTCCGGCCGCCACCTCGAAGGCCTCCAGCGCGTGTGCCCACTACGCGAGCCCGTTGTCTTTGGCGGCTCCCACGGCGCCGAATCCTCGTGGGAGGAGACAGATCTGACCCCCGCGATGCGCGAGCACCTCGCCACCAAGGAAGCCGAGATTCGCGAGATCATGGAGCGCTTCCCCGGCGCGGATATCGAGGTCAAGCCCTTCCAGCGCGTGTTGCACCTGCGCGCGCTCGAGGATTCCGATCCAGAGGCTGCCGCCCAAGCTTATGAGGCCGGCCTCGCGCTCGATCCGGGCGGCTTCCCGCGCACGGCCGGCAAGTCCGTGGTGGAGTTCTCCGCCACCCAGACCACCAAGGGCACGTGGATTGAGAACCTGCGCGAGCGCACCGGAGCCACCGCCATGGTCTTCTTGGGCGATGACGTCACCGATGAGGACGGTTTCCGCGCCCTGCACCAGCCGCCAGACGTTGGCGTCAAGGTCGGCGAGGGCGAGACCGCGGCGGTAGTGCAGCTTGCCGACGTCGACGCCGTCGCCCACTTCCTCACCGAGCTCGCCGCCGCCCGCGCGGCCCATGTCGGCCGTCCCAACAACGGCGGCGCTGCCTAA
- a CDS encoding META domain-containing protein, translating into MMSRFPRLAAVPIAATCAAALLAGCGSGDEEPQAPGDEQILDKQWQVVSINTTPDAASTIPESIPQAPTLSFGQSTMVGTTGCAQMVGKVTYSADDERQNIREGNRLHFDEVEFDETAEDCHGASVWADNLLRNLISADHDFHYTVNSNNQLVLELVTDEVDSPSIKLVSLGG; encoded by the coding sequence ATGATGTCTCGCTTTCCCCGCCTGGCCGCAGTGCCCATTGCCGCGACCTGCGCCGCCGCATTACTGGCCGGCTGCGGCTCCGGCGACGAGGAGCCCCAAGCCCCTGGCGATGAGCAGATCTTGGATAAGCAGTGGCAGGTAGTCTCCATCAACACCACCCCGGATGCCGCCTCCACCATCCCGGAGTCCATCCCGCAGGCACCCACGTTGAGTTTTGGCCAATCCACGATGGTGGGCACCACCGGGTGCGCCCAAATGGTGGGCAAGGTGACCTATTCCGCCGATGATGAGCGCCAAAACATCCGCGAGGGCAACCGCCTCCACTTCGATGAGGTGGAGTTTGACGAGACCGCCGAAGATTGCCACGGCGCGTCCGTGTGGGCCGATAACCTGCTGCGCAACCTGATTTCCGCGGACCACGATTTTCACTACACCGTCAATTCCAATAACCAGCTCGTCTTGGAACTGGTCACCGATGAGGTGGACTCGCCGTCTATCAAGTTGGTTTCCCTGGGCGGTTAA